In the Mytilus trossulus isolate FHL-02 chromosome 1, PNRI_Mtr1.1.1.hap1, whole genome shotgun sequence genome, one interval contains:
- the LOC134705542 gene encoding uncharacterized protein LOC134705542, whose amino-acid sequence MAVNFAYKYLEKIIDQDDINQAYSDFEKAVKVAEHFNDFFINVAKDIGNNTPANNNHPSVKKIHENKTATPQLEFSAISNEFVDKQLKKLNIKKATGIDGISVKVLKLAQPVITKPITELINMTIKSATFPDKLKEAQVVPLHKKNNVLDVGNYRPVSILPAISKFFE is encoded by the exons ATGGCAGTCaattttgcatacaagt acttagaaaaaataatagatCAAGATGATATAAATCAAGCATATTCAGATTTTGAAAAGGCTGTG AAAGTAGCAGAACACTTCAATGACTTCTTTATAAATGTGGCTAAAGATATTGGCAACAACACACCTGCTAATAATAACCATCcaagtgttaaaaaaatacacGAAAACAAAACTGCCACACCACAACTAGAATTTAGTGCCATCTCAAATGAATTTGTAGATAAAcaacttaaaaaattaaacataaaaaaggcaACAGGAATAGATGGCATATCAGTTAAGGTTCTAAAACTAGCACAACCAGTTATCACAAAACCAATAACTGAATTGATAAACATGACTATTAAATCAGCCACTTTTccagacaaattaaaagaggcACAAGTTGTACCATTGCATAAAAAGAACAATGTACTTGATGTGGGCAACTATAGACCAGTAAGTATACTTCcagcaatttcaaaattttttgaaTGA